The Lolium perenne isolate Kyuss_39 chromosome 6, Kyuss_2.0, whole genome shotgun sequence genome segment ACCGAATTGCTTCTCATTGGGATAAAAAGTTAATAACCTACAACTTCTTCCTAAGGGGGAGGAATCTGTAAATGTGGTTGATAAATGTTTATGAGATTATTTCCTTCACACAAAAATTAGGAGATGATTGGGGCAAAATTTTGTAGATGTTGGGAGCACCTTCCTTTGAAGATTTTAgatcgtcatagaggttatgacgATCTAGGATCGTCGTAATTAACTATAGTTCATTACTGACGGCCGATTTCACAAAAAAACATCGGTATACTTCATTACTGACGGCCAACTTTTGATGATCTCAATTTCTTCATATGATCGTCATAGATGAACCACCGTGATGATTCGGTGACGAAAATGAAGGGTCATATATCAACACATTACTTGTACCATTGTACCCACGAGCCAAGCCACATCCCACAAGGTCATATTTCATCCATTAAGTGATATTAGTTGCTCCATAAAATAATTTGAATGATCAAAGATGTTGACTAGAGGGAGTGGATAGGCGACTACACATTATAGTCAATTAATTTATAATAGGGATGTGCGGATAAAAAATATTCTCTAAAATGAGACTAGGTGAACAATCATAAATGTCTAGGTTACACTAGCAATCAATTTTAACAAGATCAAGGATATCGAGTCCAACAAGGAATGAAGACACGGGCTAGTTGTCCGAGCTCCCTAGAAAACTTATAAAGATCAAAGTTATCAAGTCAAACAAGGTCTTTGAAAAAAACATCTTTGCCCCTAAGTGGCTTTAGGTGTTAATGAGAAGTTATTGGGAACTAATTATATTCATGGAGGATATATATGAACATGTTTTAGTTCCATGCAATTGTAGAAGGGTGGTCGGACACCCATCCCTCCACCCTAAAGCAAAACAGGAAAGAAGATGGTGTATGCAATTTTTACGCATCTTTTTCTTATGATTGGGTCATGgggaaaccatatatttagaaggGTTTCAATGAAGGACAAAGTGTTAGGAATGCATGCCTAAAAAAAACTCCTAGATATACTCAAATCCTCAACAAAACCActaaaaaatattttttataATCATGGTAAAAATGTGCTTCAAATACGCCGTGTCACGTAATATTTTTTAAATTGCAAGAGGTAAATTCTAGAGAGGAAGACACGAGTCAAATTGATCATCTTAGTGGCAGTACATCAGTCTCACTGTAAAAATATGCTTCAAATACGCTGTGGCCTTTTTTATGTTGAAATATGAGAAAAGAACTTAAACCTCATGCATGAGGCTTCAAATGCTATTCACAAAATTTCCCTTAAAATGCTATCCACAAAACTAACATGTGTTAAAATGTCAGCTCGGGGGTAGCTTAAGCTAATTCTCGTCCTCCTCTATCTCCGTGCCTGCGTCCAAGATCCTTCCATTTTAGGTGCTTCTTTTAACACATGGATTTTTCTGTTTTATGTGGTTATTAAACTACTTTTTTGTGAGATTTCCATGCCCCCGAACCATGTCTCCCATTACAGCCGCCGCTCGCAGCCACGCCACCGTCCAACAAGAAGAGGATCCGCGACAAGCCTCTGGCCTCTCCTAGGCGCAGTGGACGTCTTGCAATCAAGAGGAAGAACCGCATCGTCTCCGACGGCTCCGTCGCGGTGCAGGAGCTGATCGCCAGGGCCATCGGCATCCTCCCTCCTTCGGCCTCCTTCGATGCTGTTACCTGGGAAGCCTACCAGCAGGTGTTCCACCAGGCTCCTCTGGCCTCCTCCGCGATCAAGGCCCTCGAAGCCCTGGTGAAGCACGTGAAGAacctgaagaagaagaagaagaaggggcctGAGGCTGTTGCGCCTGGGTCGGTTGCTCAGGCAACCACCACCGTGTCCGTCGTCCCTGATGTTTAGAGACACCGTCTCTACTAGATCCGTTGGGCAGCTGCCCCGATTGAGGACCTGTACCGCCTCCACTAGCTGCCGCTGCGTCGGCCCGTTAAATTCCAAGACTCTGTCAATTTGTAAGCCATCTGTTTGGCGCCGGTTGAACTCGACTGCTACCTCCGATGCTCCTATGCAAGCCTCGACTTTCGCCTACGATCATCGCACCTACACCCACGTGACCTTCGATTTTTCATAATGTCGTGCAAAAACGCCAACATCCTCAACTGGAACCCCCGCGGTCTCAACAGTATTGCCCGCCGCGACGCCGTCCGAGACCTGCTTCGTGACACACACGCCTCCATCGTCTGTCTACAAGAAACAAAACTGGCTGTAATCGACGCCCCGCTCATCTCCGCCATGTTAGGTCACAACTTCACCGCCAACTTTGCCTACCGTCCGTCCATTGGCACATCCGGAGGGATACTTCTTGCGGTATCTGATGCCCATTTCTCGCTTTCAAACGTCCACATCACGGAGAACTCCGTGTCGGCTTCCGTTACGGCTCTCTCTGACGGTTCCGCTTGGTCGATCACGTGCGTTTACGGGCCGCAGGGAGAAAGCGATAAACTGCTATTCATTGATGAGCTTCGGGAGCTAAAACCTCTGATGCTTGATGCTTGGCTGTTGTTAGGGGACTTCAACTTAATTCCAAGGCTTCGGACAAGAACAACCTCAACATCAACCGGCGCCTCATTGGAAAGTTCCGGGCCGCAAGAGACTTCCTCCTTCTCAAAGACATgaggatgaatggaagacggttcACTTGGTCCAACGCTCAGCAAGACCCTGTGCTCACCAAGATTGACCACGTTTTCTACACTGATGGGTGGGACGACCTTTTCCCCGATGCCTACCTCCAGGCGATCACCTCGGCCTGCTCGGACCACGCCCCCCTTTTCCTGCAAGGGTCTATTGCCTGCGCCAGAAAGCCTTCCTTCAAATTTGAAGAATTTTGGCTCCGTATTCAGGGGTTCAAGGAGACTGTTGCTGAGGCCTGGAACAGGACCATCTTGGCCATCGACCCCATCCGCCGCGTTCACATCAAACTATCGCGCACTGCCAAGGCCCTTCGGAAATGGCACAGGCTTAACATTGGGGACCTCGGTTTGCAAATCGCAACTGCTAAGGAGATCATCTTACGTTTTGACCATGCCGAGGAGCAGCGGCCTCTTTCCGATGAGGAACGGGACATGCGTCGTCAGATAAAGAGTTCCTACCTTGGTCTCCTCTCCATCCAGAAAGTCAAGATCCGACAGAGGTCCAGGCTCACTTGGATCAAGCTGGGGGACGCTAATACAAAGCTTTTTCATGCTAGGGCAAACGGACGTAGAAGGAAGGTCCATATTCAGTCTCTGTCCACGGCTACGGGCACCGCTATCACAAACGATGACAAAGCGGACGTTCTCCTAGATCACTTCAAGGGCCTCCTTGGCTCTAAGGCTACCAGACTCTGCGGTCTGGATTGGGCGAGTCTAGACTACAACCCCCACGATTTATCTGACCTCAACGAGCCCTTCAGCGATCAGGAAATTAGGGACGCGGTTTTCTCCTTACCCTCCGTTAAGGCTCCAGGCCCGGATGGCTTCATTGGTGCGTTCTTCAAGTCGTGCTGGGACATCATTAAAGTGGACGTCGTGGCCGCAATCATTCACATGTCTCACTTACGTGAGGGGTGTGCGGGCCTTGTTAATTCGGCCAACATCGTCCTCATCCCCAAAAAGACTGACGCGTCTTCTGTGGGGGACTATCGTCCCATCAGTCTCATACATAGCCTTTCGAAGATCTTCTCCAAGCTCCTGGCCAACCGACTCGCGCCCGTTCTCCCCGACATCGTTTCCAAGTGCCAGAGCGCTTTCGTGAAGAAAAGAAGCATTCATGATAATTTTCTACACGTCCAGAACCTCATCAAGGAGCTTTATTCCTCCAAAACGCCATGCCTTTTCCTCAAGCTGGACATCTCAAAGGCTTTTGACACAGTCGGATGGGCCTACCTCCTCGAAGTTCTCACGGCACTGGGCTTTGGGCAGATTTGGAGAGACtggatctctctctctcttgcttCGGCCACGTCTCGTGTGCTCCTAAACGGAGACACCGGCCGCCCTTTCAGCCATAGGAGGGGTCTACGCCAGGGCGACCCTTTGTCCCCTATGCTCTTCATCCTCGCCATTGATCCTCTACAACGCATTCTGGCCAAAGCGACCCTACACGGCATTTTGAGCCCCATTCGCTCGCGGACTACTAGATGTCGTATCTCGCTGTACGCTGATGACGCTGGCATCTTCGTGAATCCACTCAAGGAAGAACTCCAGGCCATTTCCTCCATCCTTGACTGCTTTGGCAAAGCGAGTGGCCTCATCACCAATATGAGCAAGACCGAGGTCTTTCCGGTACGTTGTGAGGGGATTGATCTCACTGACATTCTCGCTGATCTTCCCGCAAGGATTGGAACCTTTCCTGGGAGGTACCTCGGCCTTCCTCTTCATTTCCGCCGTCTTCGGAAGATTGACCTCCAACCCCTTATCGACAAGATTGCTGGAAAGCTGCCGGGATGGATGGGCAAGAATCTGGCACGACCTGGAAGGGTAACTCTCGCCAAGTCGGTTCTCATGGCGACCGGGATCTATCATGCCACCGCCATACCTTTGTCTAAATGGGCTCGGGACAAGATTAATAGGATTGCCAGGAACTTCATTTGGGCTGGGGATGACGCTGAGCACGCGGCAAAAGGAAAAGCGCTGGTTAACTGGAAGACCGTCTGCAAGCCTAAAGGGCTCGGTGGCCTTGGAATGCCTGATCTCGAGAGAACGGGGCGCGCTCTTCGACTTCGATGGCCCTGGCTGAACTGGACTGAGCCGGAGCGCCCATGGGCAGGCTCCCAACTTCCCTGTGATGAAAAGGATATGTCCCTATTCAGGGCCTCTACAAGGATTGACATCGGTGACGGTGAAACAGCTTCCTTCTGGCACGATAATTGGTGTACTCGCGGACCTCTCGCCGCATGGGCCCCTGACCTTTTCGCCATCGCCACAAGGAAAAACCGTTCTGTCGCAAAGGAGATAAGCGACAACAACTGGATACGTTCCGTCGCAAGGATTAACTCCCCTACACAGCTAACGCAATATTTGGAGATTTGGGACATTGTTCAGACCATCTTCCTTGACCCCTCGCGACCGGACTCCATATCCTGGCTTTTGACCACCGACGGGAATTACAGCGCCAGTTCGGCTTATAAGGCACAATTCCTCGGTTCCCATCCCAGCTTCGCTGCGCAAAAGATTTGGTCGGCGCATGCAGAGCCAAAGTGCAAATTGTTTGCCTGGCTTGTGCTACACGGGAAATTACTTACCGCCGACATGTTAGCCATCCGAGGTTGGACCCATGACCCTGTCTGCCCGCTCTGTCGACGAGCGCCCGAGACGGCTGTGCATCTTTGCAAGGACTGCCCGTTCACTGTGGCCCTCTGGAACATGGCCAAATCCTGGGATAATGATGTTTCCGCCGACACCAGATCCTCCTTCATCTCCATTTCAGATTGGTGGGACGACATGCTTACCGGCAAGCCTCGCAATGAGCAAAGACGTATCAGCGGGCGTTTCCTTTACGTTGTATGGAACGCATGGAAGGAAAGGAACCGTCGTATCTTCACCGGCCTTCGACTCACATACCCGGAGGTTGCGGATCTTGCTAGGGAGGACATTACACAACGTCAACGCGCTTTTACCACCTCCGGACAGGCCTTTCCGCCCGAGCCTGATTAGTTTTTATTTCTTTAGGGTGGGTTTTTCTATGTTACCACCTTAATCTAAACATATGCCTCCCTGTACAGTTTGTTGTGTTTTTTCCCCCTTGCTTAATGAAGAGGcagtgctcctgccggttgctccaaaaaaaaacCATGTCTTAGTAGAGTTAGGCCAGCAGTGGTCCAGTACAACGTCACTGTGTCCATGCAAGAAAAAACTTAAATTAAATCAAGTCTAGACACACTACCTCCAGGTACATGTCTAGCCGCATGTGCGCCGAGCAATAAACATATCAACACGTACATGTACGCTGGTTTGACCGCACGGTACAGCTGAAATACAAGACGGAGAGAAAAAACACAGGATGTAATGATGGTGAATAAACATTGGTCAAAAAGGCAGTATCATGGGGGATCTACATGAGACGGAAAAAAGGCCCACTAGCTGACCACGACCGCAAATACACAGTACATAGAAGAAAAGAAATCGATACTTTTTCATCCCAACACGTTTCGATTCCACACCTGACCATTGgtcatttccatggattatcttaTAGGAGTATATGGATCGAGCATGCACGAGTAGGAAACGGTGTCAACCATTTGCATAGCAGCCATATAGAAAACATGTTGACGC includes the following:
- the LOC139832378 gene encoding uncharacterized protein, whose translation is MSCKNANILNWNPRGLNSIARRDAVRDLLRDTHASIVCLQETKLAVIDAPLISAMLGHNFTANFAYRPSIGTSGGILLAVSDAHFSLSNVHITENSVSASVTALSDGSAWSITGLQLNSKASDKNNLNINRRLIGKFRAARDFLLLKDMRMNGRRFTWSNAQQDPVLTKIDHVFYTDGWDDLFPDAYLQAITSACSDHAPLFLQGSIACARKPSFKFEEFWLRIQGFKETVAEAWNRTILAIDPIRRVHIKLSRTAKALRKWHRLNIGDLGLQIATAKEIILRFDHAEEQRPLSDEERDMRRQIKSSYLGLLSIQKVKIRQRSRLTWIKLGDANTKLFHARANGRRRKVHIQSLSTATGTAITNDDKADVLLDHFKGLLGSKATRLCGLDWASLDYNPHDLSDLNEPFSDQEIRDAVFSLPSVKAPGPDGFIGAFFKSCWDIIKVDVVAAIIHMSHLREGCAGLVNSANIVLIPKKTDASSVGDYRPISLIHSLSKIFSKLLANRLAPVLPDIVSKCQSAFVKKRSIHDNFLHVQNLIKELYSSKTPCLFLKLDISKAFDTVGWAYLLEVLTALGFGQIWRDWISLSLASATSRVLLNGDTGRPFSHRRGLRQGDPLSPMLFILAIDPLQRILAKATLHGILSPIRSRTTRCRISLYADDAGIFVNPLKEELQAISSILDCFGKASGLITNMSKTEVFPVRCEGIDLTDILADLPARIGTFPGRYLGLPLHFRRLRKIDLQPLIDKIAGKLPGWMGKNLARPGRVTLAKSVLMATGIYHATAIPLSKWARDKINRIARNFIWAGDDAEHAAKGKALVNWKTVCKPKGLGGLGMPDLERTGRALRLRWPWLNWTEPERPWAGSQLPCDEKDMSLFRASTRIDIGDGETASFWHDNWCTRGPLAAWAPDLFAIATRKNRSVAKEISDNNWIRSVARINSPTQLTQYLEIWDIVQTIFLDPSRPDSISWLLTTDGNYSASSAYKAQFLGSHPSFAAQKIWSAHAEPKCKLFAWLVLHGKLLTADMLAIRGWTHDPVCPLCRRAPETAVHLCKDCPFTVALWNMAKSWDNDVSADTRSSFISISDWWDDMLTGKPRNEQRRISGRFLYVVWNAWKERNRRIFTGLRLTYPEVADLAREDITQRQRAFTTSGQAFPPEPD